A stretch of the Chelonoidis abingdonii isolate Lonesome George chromosome 11, CheloAbing_2.0, whole genome shotgun sequence genome encodes the following:
- the LOC116818884 gene encoding olfactory receptor 5C1-like: MERPNQTGVTNFLLVGFPSCQDLSLLLFSLALPVFLLGLVGNLGLAVLIRAKRSLHTPMYYFLSHLALLDLCSCCAVGPVMLWGLLAGRAALPGPACALQMFLFAAATDAECCLLAVMAYDRYAAICRPLHYQAAVPPRLCRALVLGSYAAGAASAAVHSSLAFCLPFCCSRAINSFFCDIPSVLELTCADTSLSQALLLAICGAIQSFTLLAILASYRLILGAVGQAGLRQAASTCGSHLAAVTVLYGTLIFMYLRPEGSYAPQADKMAAVLYTVVIPTLNPAIYSLRNADVKGTLARWLLGGRRIWGG, from the coding sequence atggaGAGGCCAAACCAGACAGGAGTGACCAACTTCCTCCTTGTGGGCTTCCCCTCCTGCCAAGACCTAAGTCTGCTCCTCTTCTCACTCGCGCTGCCCGTCTTCCTGCTGGGCCTggtggggaacctgggcctggCGGTTCTGATCCGGGCCAAGcgctccctccacacccccatgtactaCTTCCTCAGCCACTTGGCACTGctggacctctgctcctgctgtgcTGTGGGCCCTGTCATGCTGTGGGGCctgctggcgggccgggctgCCCTCCCCGGCCCAGCCTGCGCCCTCCAGATGTTCCTCTTCGCCGCTGCCACGGACGCCGAGTGTTGCCTGCTGGCTGTCATGGCCTACGACCGCTACGCCGCCATCTGCCGCCCCCTGCACTACCAGGCCGCTGTGCCACCCCGCCTCTGCCGTGCGCTGGTGCTGGGCTCCTACGCGGCAGGGGCAGCCAGTGCGGCCGTGCACTCCAGCCTGGCCTTCTGCCTCCCCTTCTGCTGCAGCCGCGCCATCAACAGCTTCTTCTGTGACATCCCGTCCGTGCTGGAGCTGACCTGCGCCGACACCAGCctcagccaggccctgctgctggccaTCTGTGGAGCCATCCAGAGCTTTaccctgctggccatcctggccTCCTACAGGCTCATCCTCGGGGCCGTGGGGCAGGCGGGCTTGCGCCAGGCTGCTTCCACCTGCGGCTCCCACCTGGCAGCTGTAACTGTGCTCTACGGGACCCTCATCTTCATGTACCTGCGGCCCGAAGGCAGCTACGCTCCCCAAGCTGACAAGATGGCCGCTGTCTTGTATACCGTGGTCATCCCCACCCTCAACCCTGCCATCTACAGCCTGCGCAACGCCGATGTCAAGGGGACCCTGGCCAGGTGGCTCCTCGGCGGGCGCCGCATCTGGGGGGGCTGa